In Gordonia westfalica, a genomic segment contains:
- a CDS encoding helix-turn-helix transcriptional regulator, with amino-acid sequence MFYPSTVDTNPLTMEDEVASYKRWPKGSWMKLTSGDTLRALMNQRGFSMARLGRYAGCSKSFIGHLCAENKTTCTPQLAERIAEALDVPLHLLFVEHASASNGRNSNQRRVVA; translated from the coding sequence ATGTTTTATCCATCGACAGTTGACACCAACCCGTTGACCATGGAGGATGAAGTGGCGTCATACAAACGATGGCCGAAAGGCAGTTGGATGAAACTCACATCCGGGGACACTCTCCGAGCACTGATGAACCAGCGCGGATTTTCGATGGCCAGGCTTGGGCGGTATGCCGGATGCTCAAAGAGCTTCATTGGGCACCTCTGCGCCGAGAACAAGACCACGTGCACACCGCAGTTGGCCGAACGCATCGCGGAGGCTCTCGACGTGCCTCTGCATCTCCTTTTCGTGGAGCACGCATCCGCTAGCAATGGACGTAATAGCAATCAACGGCGGGTGGTCGCGTGA
- a CDS encoding DUF7324 family protein has protein sequence MIEHPRSVVRALVADFVDHSRADRCRCGSAQAPSLSQEPAQAGAGGAAPVTKPVEGVNR, from the coding sequence GTGATCGAGCACCCGCGGTCGGTTGTCCGAGCACTCGTTGCCGACTTCGTAGATCACTCCCGTGCTGACCGCTGCCGGTGCGGGAGCGCGCAGGCCCCCTCCCTCTCGCAGGAGCCCGCGCAGGCCGGGGCGGGGGGAGCCGCCCCGGTCACCAAACCAGTAGAGGGAGTGAACCGATGA